One window from the genome of Pseudanabaena yagii GIHE-NHR1 encodes:
- a CDS encoding glycosyltransferase, which produces MKIALVHDYLTQRGGAERVFEQLCNYFPTADVYTSIYDPKTTIDLGDRQVNTTFLQNIPATRKYFRLFAPFYYAAFRSLNLKEYDLIISSSSSFAKGVQKRADAIHICFCHNITRFLWDTNTYLREYGAYSLLQPLIELVFKIMRRQDFVYAQSPDYYIANSTTVAQRIRDVYKKEAIVINYPIADHRFTFSDQKSDYSLVCSRHISYKRLDIIVEAFNFLGLPLLITGDGPKMKQLQAQAHDNIKFLGQVSDLERCNLMTKARFVIVAALEDYGLVPIEANASGTPVIAYGAGGVMDTQIHGLTGFLFEQQNAESLINAVIKAKEMDWNYAKIRDHAIANFSESVFFQKVEQKIGEIFGSTEIIKEINQTANKSV; this is translated from the coding sequence ATGAAAATTGCTTTAGTTCACGATTATCTTACGCAACGAGGTGGCGCTGAAAGGGTATTTGAACAATTATGCAATTATTTTCCAACTGCTGATGTCTATACATCCATATATGACCCCAAAACCACAATTGATTTAGGCGATCGCCAAGTCAATACTACATTTTTACAAAATATTCCTGCAACTCGAAAATACTTCCGTTTATTTGCACCTTTTTATTATGCAGCCTTTCGATCATTAAATCTTAAGGAATATGACTTAATTATCAGTAGCAGTTCGAGTTTTGCTAAGGGGGTGCAAAAACGAGCCGATGCAATTCACATTTGCTTTTGTCATAACATCACTAGATTTTTATGGGACACCAACACTTACTTGAGGGAATATGGAGCCTATAGCCTGCTACAACCGTTAATTGAACTGGTTTTTAAAATCATGCGTCGTCAGGATTTTGTTTATGCTCAATCTCCTGACTATTACATTGCTAATTCCACAACGGTTGCTCAACGTATCCGTGACGTATATAAAAAAGAAGCTATTGTTATTAACTATCCGATCGCCGATCACCGTTTTACCTTCTCAGATCAAAAAAGTGATTATTCTCTAGTCTGTTCACGACATATCAGCTACAAGCGACTCGATATCATTGTTGAAGCCTTTAACTTTTTAGGCTTACCTTTACTGATTACAGGTGATGGTCCCAAAATGAAGCAGTTACAAGCTCAAGCCCATGACAATATTAAATTCTTGGGACAAGTTAGTGATTTAGAACGCTGTAATTTGATGACAAAGGCAAGGTTTGTGATCGTAGCAGCTTTAGAAGATTATGGACTTGTGCCCATCGAAGCTAATGCTAGTGGAACACCTGTGATTGCCTATGGTGCTGGGGGAGTAATGGATACCCAAATTCATGGACTAACAGGGTTTCTATTTGAGCAGCAAAATGCTGAGTCCTTAATCAATGCGGTCATTAAAGCCAAAGAAATGGATTGGAATTATGCGAAAATCCGTGACCATGCGATCGCTAATTTCTCCGAATCCGTTTTCTTCCAAAAAGTAGAACAGAAAATAGGGGAAATCTTTGGTAGCACAGAAATCATCAAAGAGATTAATCAAACAGCTAATAAATCAGTCTAA
- a CDS encoding GumC family protein: protein MNIATVQSNKPVIVEQDPGYGKIFAVLVRRRFWLLGGLTLGLVIAVVVNIVAKPKYTSSMRLLVESTYKSNSSSSSAFIDSNVQIDYATQLNLLQSSSMFQKAANLLATEYPDISVNDLQSLKIGMLGGKEAPTKIVEVQYTSKDPVKTRQVLRAFQKVYTDYNREQQEKRLQKGLAGIDDQVEKVRKSIADVTESLQEFRRRNNLFDANQRVTEITSALSGIEQQQRNTKLEYEQANTRLASLQQKLNLSPQDAVLLTRLNQSQRYQSLVSEMQNTEVALNREKARFKDDNPIVEALKLRFNQQQASLEEERKSILGNANLASSSKWNGDQLSGIDLTLASQIVETQTQLTLLQSRLNSLANQEKLLRAEMNRLPKLLGEYESLKPKLQIQQDTLQTLLKNRQELSLEIARGGFDWQVVEEPTLGFTDATETLRRNLLLGIVAGLFIGGVAAFVRDMQDDTVHTYDELEQQISSLFLLGMTPQYLQDASSSNFLPQFLKGQSVSPLAIEIIQWLPFRESLDLIYKNIQLNIYSQENAVRSLVITSALPNEGKSTIALGIATSAARLHQRVLLIDADMRSPTLHKKLNLPNERGLSTLLASKGNVVSRDVIQSSSTTIDILTSGPIPSDSVTLLSSEWMHKLMESFEQDYDLVIIDSPPILGTVDTMQIASCCGGVVAVARIDRITRGEFSQAISILQKLNLIGVIANGVKELPHSYKSVAVDDEEIDEDDDEEE, encoded by the coding sequence ATGAATATAGCCACTGTTCAGTCAAATAAGCCAGTTATCGTTGAACAAGATCCAGGATATGGAAAGATTTTTGCGGTTCTGGTGCGTAGGCGTTTTTGGCTTTTAGGTGGCTTAACTCTAGGATTAGTAATTGCTGTCGTTGTAAATATTGTTGCTAAGCCTAAGTACACTAGCTCAATGCGATTATTAGTTGAATCAACCTATAAATCCAACTCATCGTCATCATCGGCATTTATTGACTCTAATGTCCAAATTGACTATGCAACCCAACTAAATTTGCTACAAAGCTCTTCAATGTTTCAGAAAGCAGCAAATTTATTAGCTACGGAATATCCCGATATTAGTGTTAATGATTTGCAGTCATTAAAAATTGGAATGTTAGGTGGGAAAGAAGCCCCAACAAAGATTGTCGAAGTGCAATATACATCTAAAGATCCAGTTAAAACTCGCCAAGTTTTAAGAGCTTTTCAAAAAGTTTATACGGATTACAACCGTGAACAACAGGAAAAACGATTACAAAAGGGGTTGGCGGGTATTGATGATCAAGTTGAGAAAGTACGCAAAAGTATTGCTGATGTAACTGAATCACTCCAAGAATTTCGTCGTAGAAATAATTTATTTGATGCTAACCAAAGAGTAACCGAAATCACATCAGCTTTAAGTGGCATTGAACAACAGCAGCGCAATACTAAATTAGAATATGAACAAGCAAATACTCGATTAGCATCTCTGCAACAAAAGCTAAATTTATCACCACAAGATGCTGTATTACTCACCCGTCTCAATCAGTCACAGCGCTATCAATCCCTAGTGTCGGAAATGCAAAATACGGAAGTTGCACTTAATCGTGAAAAAGCAAGATTTAAAGATGATAATCCCATTGTTGAAGCTCTAAAATTAAGATTTAATCAACAGCAAGCAAGCCTTGAAGAAGAGCGCAAAAGTATCTTAGGGAATGCAAATTTAGCCTCTTCTTCTAAATGGAATGGGGATCAACTTAGCGGAATTGATCTAACCCTAGCATCACAAATCGTTGAAACGCAGACTCAACTTACACTCTTACAATCACGCCTTAATTCTCTAGCAAATCAGGAAAAGTTGTTGCGTGCTGAAATGAATCGATTACCTAAGTTACTAGGTGAATATGAGTCATTAAAGCCAAAGCTCCAAATTCAACAGGATACTTTACAAACATTACTTAAAAATCGGCAAGAACTCAGTCTAGAAATTGCTCGTGGTGGTTTTGATTGGCAAGTTGTCGAGGAACCTACTCTAGGATTTACAGATGCCACGGAGACTTTACGCAGAAATTTATTACTAGGGATAGTCGCGGGTTTATTTATTGGTGGTGTAGCCGCCTTCGTTAGAGATATGCAAGATGATACTGTCCATACTTATGATGAACTGGAGCAACAAATATCTTCTCTGTTTCTCCTAGGTATGACTCCGCAGTACCTACAGGATGCATCAAGCTCTAACTTTCTACCTCAATTTCTCAAAGGACAATCAGTTTCTCCACTGGCAATTGAGATTATTCAGTGGTTGCCCTTTCGAGAGTCTTTGGATCTAATTTATAAAAATATTCAGTTAAATATTTATTCTCAGGAAAATGCTGTGCGATCGCTAGTGATTACCTCAGCATTACCGAATGAAGGTAAATCAACGATCGCCCTTGGCATTGCAACCAGTGCGGCAAGACTACATCAACGGGTATTACTTATTGATGCTGATATGCGATCGCCAACTCTACATAAAAAACTAAACCTGCCCAACGAAAGAGGACTATCGACGTTATTAGCTAGTAAGGGTAATGTAGTTAGCCGCGATGTGATTCAATCTTCTAGCACTACTATCGACATTCTCACATCTGGTCCCATTCCTAGTGACTCTGTGACTCTATTAAGTTCTGAATGGATGCATAAGTTGATGGAGAGTTTTGAGCAAGACTATGACCTTGTAATTATTGACTCACCGCCAATCCTAGGAACTGTTGATACGATGCAAATTGCTTCTTGCTGTGGCGGAGTCGTTGCCGTTGCTCGAATCGATCGCATTACTCGTGGTGAATTTTCTCAAGCTATCTCAATCCTCCAAAAACTTAACCTGATTGGAGTAATTGCTAATGGAGTCAAGGAACTGCCCCATAGCTATAAATCTGTAGCAGTTGATGATGAAGAGATAGATGAAGATGACGACGAAGAGGAATAA
- the hepC gene encoding heterocyst development glycosyltransferase HepC yields the protein MIGLVTNKLQVFQVSEGVKETTLLANLKIRVKEGRAFMNSVFNNNLKKLVLPITQFNLVAQNTNKRDVNLVYAKPEIGEARLRNLADVCQRSDKTVLLALPHADELPQNNKAIAWNVKRIIDWLAALVILMILSPVMLSLGAIIASTSSGSVFFHQWRVGEQGRLFRIIKFRTMITDADKLHHLVMTGQTGLHKCEDDPRITPVGRWMRKYSLDELPQLFNVLRGEMSLVGPRPWALYDALRINGNGKRRLQSLPGVTGAWQVSARSTMLDLDAVTECDLSYLRNWSLWSDLKILLMTVPKVLSGFGAF from the coding sequence ATGATTGGTCTTGTTACAAATAAGCTTCAGGTATTTCAAGTTTCAGAAGGTGTGAAAGAAACTACTTTGCTGGCTAACTTAAAAATTCGAGTTAAGGAAGGAAGAGCTTTCATGAATTCAGTTTTTAATAACAACCTCAAGAAGCTTGTCTTACCAATTACTCAATTTAATCTCGTTGCCCAAAATACAAACAAGCGTGATGTGAATTTGGTTTATGCCAAGCCTGAAATTGGCGAAGCAAGACTGCGAAACTTGGCTGATGTTTGCCAAAGATCTGATAAGACTGTATTACTAGCACTTCCTCACGCAGATGAATTGCCCCAAAACAATAAGGCGATCGCATGGAATGTGAAGCGAATCATTGACTGGCTTGCGGCTTTGGTAATTCTGATGATTCTTAGCCCAGTCATGCTATCACTAGGAGCAATTATCGCTAGCACCTCTAGCGGTTCTGTGTTCTTTCATCAATGGCGTGTGGGTGAGCAAGGAAGACTATTTCGGATCATTAAATTCCGCACCATGATTACAGATGCTGACAAATTGCATCATTTAGTCATGACAGGTCAGACAGGCTTGCATAAATGCGAAGATGATCCTCGTATTACTCCCGTCGGTCGCTGGATGCGTAAATATAGCCTTGATGAACTACCTCAACTTTTTAATGTTTTACGTGGTGAAATGAGTCTAGTTGGTCCTCGTCCTTGGGCTTTGTATGACGCTTTACGCATTAATGGTAATGGTAAGAGAAGATTGCAATCTTTACCTGGCGTAACAGGGGCTTGGCAAGTAAGCGCTCGTTCTACCATGCTTGACCTAGATGCAGTTACCGAATGTGATCTCAGCTATCTTCGCAACTGGAGTCTATGGTCAGACTTAAAGATTTTGTTGATGACCGTACCCAAAGTATTATCTGGATTTGGCGCTTTTTAG
- a CDS encoding (2Fe-2S) ferredoxin domain-containing protein: protein MDSPPKRQVLVCQYRTCLKDGAQKVLATFQQEPIPNVTIKASGCLGLCGSGPMVVVLPDNVYYWHINPKKAQAIITTHLLGNTQIQSIMHPRLHPNK from the coding sequence GTGGATAGTCCACCTAAACGTCAAGTACTTGTATGCCAATACCGCACCTGCTTGAAAGATGGTGCTCAAAAGGTCTTGGCAACATTTCAACAAGAGCCAATTCCTAATGTAACCATCAAAGCTTCTGGGTGTTTAGGTCTATGTGGATCTGGACCAATGGTTGTTGTTTTACCAGACAATGTATATTACTGGCACATTAACCCCAAAAAAGCACAGGCAATTATCACCACACATTTACTTGGCAATACGCAAATACAATCAATCATGCATCCAAGATTGCATCCAAACAAATAG
- a CDS encoding universal stress protein, with protein MKFLVAIDGSQAGEHALDKALALAAPLKAEIVLLTVVEPLSSYVPEVMLPTGDWVGWRGLPDVELERKILSAGQALLQKAQDTCQSAQLESRTRLETGQPRDVICYVAKEESPDLLVLGSRGLGSIERLMLGSVSDYVVHHCVSPVLIVR; from the coding sequence ATGAAATTCTTAGTCGCCATTGATGGCTCTCAAGCTGGCGAACATGCTCTTGACAAAGCCCTAGCTCTCGCCGCACCGCTCAAAGCCGAAATTGTTTTGTTGACTGTCGTTGAGCCTCTCAGCAGCTATGTCCCTGAAGTGATGTTACCTACAGGCGATTGGGTTGGCTGGCGAGGACTACCTGATGTGGAGCTTGAGCGCAAAATCTTGAGTGCAGGACAAGCCTTATTACAAAAGGCTCAGGATACCTGTCAGTCCGCACAACTAGAAAGTCGTACTAGACTAGAAACAGGTCAGCCCCGTGACGTAATCTGTTACGTGGCAAAAGAGGAAAGCCCAGATTTATTAGTACTTGGATCAAGGGGATTGGGTTCAATTGAACGGTTGATGCTGGGTAGTGTCAGTGACTATGTAGTGCATCATTGTGTCTCTCCTGTTCTCATCGTGCGCTAG
- a CDS encoding cysteine synthase A translates to MTRDIRIGFANSVGNTPLIEIESLSAATGCTILGKAEFLNPGGSVKDRAALFMVLEAEKAGLLKAGGTIVEGTAGNTGIGLSLVANARGYRSVIVMPSNQSQEKIDLLRTLGAEVELATPAPFTSSDNYYHVARRRAEEIENAFWANQFENISNSDAHYHTTAPEIWKQTDGELDGIVMSSGTGGTIGGVTAYLKEQNPQISTYLIDPTGSGLYSYLTTGEFKAEGNSITEGIGINRATANFNRARLDGAFQGTDQQVIEMAQYLLKHDGLFVGSSAALNVVGAVKLARKLGKGHTIATILCDGGGRYQSRMYNPEWLAEKGLTPVAKGLEFIDD, encoded by the coding sequence ATGACAAGAGATATTCGGATTGGCTTTGCAAATTCTGTGGGTAATACTCCCCTGATTGAAATTGAGTCTCTATCAGCAGCAACTGGCTGCACGATTTTAGGTAAGGCAGAATTTCTCAACCCTGGTGGGAGTGTTAAGGATCGGGCAGCTTTGTTTATGGTGTTAGAAGCTGAAAAAGCAGGGCTTCTGAAGGCAGGTGGCACGATTGTAGAAGGTACAGCAGGTAATACTGGTATTGGGCTATCTCTAGTTGCGAATGCCCGTGGATATCGCAGTGTGATCGTTATGCCTAGCAATCAATCACAGGAAAAAATTGATTTGCTGAGAACTCTGGGTGCGGAGGTGGAACTAGCTACACCTGCACCTTTTACCAGTTCTGATAATTACTATCATGTGGCTCGAAGACGAGCTGAAGAAATTGAAAATGCTTTTTGGGCAAATCAGTTTGAAAATATATCTAACTCTGATGCTCACTATCACACAACCGCCCCTGAAATTTGGAAACAAACGGATGGAGAACTTGATGGCATTGTGATGTCGTCTGGTACTGGTGGCACTATTGGTGGTGTTACGGCTTATCTCAAAGAACAAAATCCGCAGATCTCGACCTATCTGATTGACCCTACAGGTTCGGGTTTGTATAGCTATCTCACCACAGGTGAATTTAAGGCTGAGGGTAATTCAATTACTGAAGGAATTGGCATTAATCGAGCGACGGCTAATTTTAATCGCGCTAGATTAGATGGTGCTTTTCAAGGAACTGATCAGCAGGTAATTGAGATGGCGCAGTATTTGCTCAAACATGATGGTTTATTTGTTGGTAGCTCGGCAGCCCTGAATGTGGTTGGTGCGGTTAAACTGGCTCGGAAATTAGGCAAAGGGCATACGATCGCCACCATTCTCTGTGATGGTGGTGGCAGATATCAAAGCCGAATGTATAACCCTGAATGGTTAGCAGAAAAAGGTTTAACCCCTGTGGCTAAGGGCTTGGAGTTTATTGATGACTAA
- the mutT gene encoding 8-oxo-dGTP diphosphatase MutT, whose protein sequence is MTNVAIPPKKYRRIGVGVVWDRDRQRILIDRRLPEGELAGYWEFPGGKIEPDEDVAACIKREVQEELAIEVEVGDHLITIDHEYETLKVSLIVHHCRHISGEPQAIACSEILWVTVDDLDSYQLPAANYQIVQALRNKI, encoded by the coding sequence ATGACTAATGTTGCTATACCGCCCAAAAAGTATCGACGCATTGGAGTTGGTGTGGTCTGGGATCGCGATCGCCAGCGTATTCTAATTGATCGCCGTTTACCTGAGGGTGAACTAGCGGGATATTGGGAATTTCCTGGAGGTAAGATTGAGCCAGATGAGGATGTGGCAGCCTGCATTAAGCGAGAGGTACAAGAGGAGCTAGCGATCGAGGTGGAGGTTGGCGATCACTTAATTACTATCGATCACGAATACGAAACCTTGAAAGTTAGTTTAATCGTGCATCATTGCCGACATATCTCAGGTGAACCACAAGCGATCGCCTGTTCTGAAATTCTATGGGTAACAGTTGATGATTTAGATAGCTACCAATTACCCGCCGCTAACTACCAAATTGTTCAAGCTTTAAGGAACAAGATTTGA
- a CDS encoding tetratricopeptide repeat protein: MEEISADQLASELYQKGVNSFERGNYQQSIALLERARALAIVETNLGGDILIWLANAYDANGRTEEAIAICRSLKKHPINSIRKSARYMLGIFTAIPLSKLKGVVSEVPILESPDSYQSKPARSKGLGGANQKPFREVPLERPNTSNDDSFLWFAITVTVAFLLFWALK, from the coding sequence ATGGAAGAAATCAGTGCCGATCAACTAGCATCAGAACTATACCAAAAAGGGGTAAATAGCTTTGAGAGGGGCAACTACCAACAATCGATCGCCCTGCTAGAGCGTGCCCGTGCGCTAGCAATTGTAGAAACTAATTTAGGTGGTGACATTCTAATCTGGCTAGCCAATGCCTATGATGCGAATGGTCGTACTGAAGAGGCGATCGCCATATGTCGTAGTTTAAAAAAACATCCCATTAATAGCATTCGCAAATCAGCTCGCTATATGTTGGGAATTTTCACCGCGATCCCCTTGAGTAAACTGAAAGGTGTTGTCTCCGAAGTTCCGATCTTGGAATCTCCTGATAGCTATCAATCTAAACCCGCGAGAAGCAAAGGGCTAGGTGGTGCTAATCAAAAGCCATTCCGTGAGGTTCCCCTAGAAAGACCTAATACTAGTAATGACGATAGCTTTTTATGGTTTGCGATCACTGTTACTGTAGCGTTTTTATTGTTCTGGGCATTGAAATAA
- the cruF gene encoding gamma-carotene 1'-hydroxylase CruF yields MPCLITLRLLTSKFQLFLGVHGVMRRAISAQWFNLGMHLVSMLFGLFGLVFVLPNSSFIESLSEAGLQVFSWGMQNGGASYMIFGAIAAFLYGKQTIGLKRTLAFCIPAIGISVSSELLGTSTGFPFGAYSYLSGLGYKIAGLVPFTIPLSWFYMGFSAFLIAATIMRFGTGWGYRIGAIALGALMLTSWDFVLDPAMSQTPYPFWEWHQAGEFYGMPYQNFFGWFGTGTLFMTVASLIWGKTNQAILNRQQILFPTIIYAGNFAFALILSFNAGFYVPALLGILVGALPLAVLYFTTPKGDEDAAIANPSINIPVVTVDAAPVETIATR; encoded by the coding sequence GTGCCATGCCTAATAACCCTGAGATTACTAACAAGTAAATTTCAACTATTTCTGGGAGTACATGGCGTGATGAGGCGAGCGATCTCCGCACAATGGTTTAATTTAGGGATGCACCTAGTTTCGATGTTATTTGGGCTATTTGGTCTAGTTTTTGTACTGCCCAATAGCTCCTTTATTGAAAGCTTATCTGAGGCTGGTTTGCAGGTCTTTTCATGGGGAATGCAAAATGGCGGCGCATCCTACATGATTTTTGGGGCGATCGCCGCCTTTCTGTACGGTAAGCAAACTATCGGTCTAAAGCGTACCCTTGCATTCTGCATCCCTGCGATCGGGATTTCTGTCAGTAGCGAATTACTTGGCACTAGCACAGGTTTTCCCTTTGGTGCTTATTCTTACCTCAGTGGTTTAGGCTACAAAATTGCAGGATTAGTTCCATTTACGATTCCCCTCTCTTGGTTTTACATGGGGTTTTCTGCCTTCCTGATTGCCGCAACAATTATGCGCTTTGGTACAGGATGGGGTTACAGAATTGGCGCGATCGCCCTTGGCGCATTAATGCTTACATCATGGGACTTTGTGCTTGATCCCGCGATGAGCCAAACTCCATATCCTTTCTGGGAATGGCATCAAGCAGGTGAATTTTATGGAATGCCTTACCAAAATTTCTTTGGCTGGTTTGGTACTGGGACATTGTTTATGACAGTTGCTTCGCTCATTTGGGGCAAGACAAATCAAGCAATCCTTAATCGTCAGCAAATCCTATTTCCTACCATTATCTATGCAGGTAACTTTGCCTTTGCACTGATCCTTAGCTTTAATGCAGGATTCTATGTACCAGCATTACTAGGCATTTTAGTTGGAGCATTGCCCCTAGCTGTACTTTATTTCACCACACCTAAGGGAGATGAAGATGCAGCGATCGCTAATCCTTCGATCAACATTCCTGTAGTCACAGTGGATGCTGCTCCAGTAGAAACGATTGCTACTCGTTAG
- a CDS encoding response regulator, whose product MTAKKVLVIDDSIMIRKMVKSILAGKYDVLEASDGKSGLDAARRAFPDLILLDFVMPKYNGYQTLQAIRRVEGLQKVPVIMISGLKEQVTEHVPEPFTEFDFLEKPFEADVLVSRIQNFLNTEPEQAASTATSRSSSSSATPVIRDVPPVREEPSLQMILNRLTSTETLLVQGIENLIQREVVARINELNTRVDHQDQAIKMLNQRMDKISEQIDHQNKGLMLILRELKSLQGK is encoded by the coding sequence ATGACTGCAAAGAAAGTACTGGTAATTGACGACAGCATCATGATCCGCAAAATGGTCAAAAGCATTTTGGCGGGTAAATATGATGTTTTAGAAGCAAGTGACGGTAAATCAGGCTTAGATGCTGCTCGCCGAGCTTTTCCTGACTTGATTTTGCTTGACTTCGTGATGCCCAAATATAATGGCTATCAAACTTTACAAGCAATTCGTCGCGTCGAAGGGTTACAGAAAGTTCCTGTAATCATGATTTCAGGTCTCAAGGAACAAGTTACTGAGCATGTCCCTGAGCCATTTACAGAGTTTGATTTTCTGGAGAAGCCATTTGAAGCCGATGTATTGGTTTCACGAATCCAAAACTTCTTAAATACAGAGCCTGAACAGGCAGCATCGACTGCAACTTCGAGAAGCTCTTCTTCATCTGCTACACCTGTAATTAGAGATGTGCCGCCTGTTAGGGAAGAGCCTAGTCTACAAATGATTCTCAATCGACTCACATCAACGGAAACGTTGTTAGTACAAGGAATCGAGAACTTGATTCAGCGTGAGGTAGTAGCGCGAATCAATGAGTTAAATACAAGGGTCGATCATCAGGATCAGGCGATTAAGATGTTAAATCAACGCATGGATAAAATTTCTGAGCAAATTGATCATCAAAACAAAGGCTTGATGCTGATTCTAAGAGAGCTGAAAAGCTTGCAAGGCAAATAA
- a CDS encoding DNA-directed RNA polymerase subunit omega — protein sequence MAKRYTIDSSQIIRRVEELINASSNRYRITVQVANRAKLRRYEDDDYDDRMMKPILRAIMEMSDEISQPEILSD from the coding sequence ATGGCAAAACGCTACACTATTGACTCATCGCAAATTATTCGTCGTGTCGAAGAATTGATCAACGCTTCGTCTAACCGTTATCGCATTACTGTCCAAGTCGCTAATCGTGCCAAGCTCAGACGCTATGAAGATGATGATTATGACGATCGCATGATGAAGCCGATCCTCCGCGCCATTATGGAAATGTCTGACGAAATTTCCCAGCCTGAAATTCTAAGCGACTGA